Within the Mycobacterium gordonae genome, the region GATTATTAGCTCGTTTACTGTTGCTGGCCTACAGATATCCAAGTTTGACCTACCTTTCATCACCATTAAGAATCCGGACGGTGACTTTTATGTAATACCGAGCTTGGCGATTGGAGCTTGGGATCTCCCATCTATTCAGATCCCCGCTACCCAAGTTCAAGGTTTTACGCTCCCGCAGATCACGATACCCGAATTTACAACACCTGGGCTGACCATCCCCGCCATCGGCATCGACCAGTTCTTCCTGCCCCAAATCACCACCCCCGCCATCGCCACCCCACCACTGACCATCCCCGCCATCGGCATCGACCAGTTCGTCCTGCCCCAAATCACCACCCCCGCCATCGCCACCCCACCACTGACCATCCCCGCCATCGGCATCGACCGATTCTTCCTGCCCCAAATCACCACCCCCGCCATCGCCACCCCAGCATTGACCATCCCGCCGATCGGCGTGGGAAGCTTTGCGCTGCCGGAGATTACGACTCCACCGATCACCACCCCAGCATTGACCATCCCCTCGCTCGGCGTCGGAGGATTCCTCCTACCCGAAATCACCACCCCACCCATCACCACCCCAGCACTGACCATCCCCTCGCTCGGCGTCGGAGGATTCCTCCTACCCGAAATCACCACCCCACCCATCACCACCCCACCACTGACCATCCCCTCCATCGGCGTCGGAGGATTCCTCCTACCCGAAATCACCACCCCACCCATCACCACCCCACCACTGACCATCCCCTCCATCGGCGTCGGAGGATTCCTCCTACCCGAAATCACCACCCCACCCATCACCACCCCACCACTGACCATCCCGCCGATCGGCGTCGGAGGCTTTGCCCTGCCACAGCTTTCAATCCCGCCGATCACGACCCCACCAATGACCATTCCCCCCATTGGTGTGGGTTCCTTCACCACTCCGCCCCTGACGATTCCCAGCATTACCCTGCCGTCCACCACCATCACTGCCTTCGACATTCCGCCGGGGCCAGGATTCTTCAACTCGACCAGCGCTCCCTCATCGGGCTTCTTCAATGCCGGGGCAGGAGGAAACTCGGGTTACGGCAACAACGGCTCGGCACTCTCGGGCTGGTCAAACACGAATCCGCTGGGAGCACTCATCTCTGGCTCGGGCTACCAGAACTACGGCGGCAATTTCTCCGGCTTCTCCAACCTCGGCAGCGGCATCTCGGGCATTGTCAATAAGGGCCTGCTGCCCTTCGCCGTGAACAGCGTTGTCGCCGGGATCGGAAGCGTCGGGTCCCAACTTTCGGGCCTGTTCCTCCAGAATTAAGGTGCCTCGACCTGGTGCCGAGGGTAGATGCCATGAATCGGACGGCCACCTAGCCGAGTAGCCACCAAAGGCGGCTGAGGAGAAGCGGCTAAGGCATTGAGATGCCAAGGATTTCGATCTGCGCCTCCGATCATCTTCGCCGAGCCCAAGGGCAGCAGCCAAACGACCTGCTTACCACGGTGCACGGGAACTCAGCCAATGCGCAACGCCGCAACCGTGGTGAAGGTGAGCGGGTATCGTGCTGCGCTGCGTCGCAGATTCCAGGTCAAAGTCCAAGTGCAGGAAGGGCAGTCTTCCACCCCGCGGATATCACTGCGCCAGCAGTTCGCGCAGCACATCGGAGTGGGTCGTGGTGAGTCGTTCGGCCAGCAGTGCGGGCGGGTCGATAATCGCGGGCAGCGGTCATCGCGTCGATTCGTTTGCGCGAGTGACTTTGGTCGGTGTCTCGGAGGACGCTTCTATGTGTGTCAATGCGCGACTGAGGCGTTGCGGGCGCGGAAGAGTTCGCGAGCGGTATTGCGCTTGAGGGCCCGGCGGATCTCTGCGTCGGATTTGCCTCGTGCTCGACCTGCAGCAATGTAGGCGTGGGTGCGTGGGCATATCCGCCACCGGGTCAACACGACGTCGTGCAATGCTCGCTTGAGATGATGCCTGGGGCAACGCTTCGCCAAGCCTGTTGATCTGGGCAGTCCGGGCGACGGACCTATCACACCGCGCTCCGAGAAGAATGCGGATGGCTTCACGATCACCATCACTGCACGGCAACGGCTTTCGGTAGCAACCACCTGCAGCACCTCAAGCGCGGCAAGGCGTGCATCGATAGGATCGGACTTTCCGCGGCGGCGCTGACGCCGGCGGGGCACTCGACTTCCACGACGGCCAAACCGGCGCTGTCGATTGCACGAGCCAGACCGATTCTTTGACGGCGAGTGCCCTCAAGTCGCACGACGACGCGAGGACCCGGCGCCCTTTCAGGAAAGCGCGCCACAACGCCGCAGGGCACACGGATTGTTCAGCCAGATCTGCCGCCAGAGCTGATCGGGAAAAGCGGTATAGCCGAGCAGTTCTTCTCGGGCCGCCTCAAAGTGTTTTGCCGCCTCCGGCAGCGCCTCACTGAGTATGTCGAAGACCCGGTCATATTGAGCCGCAACAGAGTCAACGTCGGGCTGATCGAAGATCGACTTTACGAGCTGGCGGACTCTTGACCAGCAACTGGTCGGAGTGATCGCCATCAGCTCGGTGATGTAATGCGTGGTGCATCGTTGCCAGGTCGCTTCCGGCATGGTGGCGTCGATGGCTGCGATCAGGTCGGCGTCGTAGTGCCCGGTCACCAGAGCCACTCCGGATAGTCCGCGGGCGCCCAGATTGCGGAAGAAGGTCAGCCAGCGATCCTGGTTCTCGGCGGAGCACATGTACGCGCCGAGGATCTCGCTGTAGCCCTTGGCATTCAATCCGGTCGCGATCAGCAACTGCACATGGCTGATTCGACCTTGCCGGTGCACGCTGAGCGTCAACGCGTCGACGGCGACAAACCGGTATGGACCGCTGTCCAGCGCCTTGTTGCGGAGAGCGTCGACAGATTGCTCCAGCTTGTCGGCCACAGCTGCTATCTGAGATGTCGATAGGCTCTCTAGACCAAGGGATTCGACCAGTGCTGTTATCCGCTGCCTGGATACGCCCAACAGATAACATGTGATCGCCGCATTCGTGATTGCGTTCTCCGCGCGCTGACCAGGACCCAAGATCCATTGGGGAAAGTAGCTGCCGAAGCGCAATTTGGGGATTGCGAGGTCAATCTTGCCGGCTCGGGTCATCAGAGCACGCCTCCGATAGCCGTTACGACTGTTAGCCCGCCGTCGACTGCGTTTACGGTAGTCGGCGCTGCACACTGCATCAGCCTCAGCGCTCATCAAGGTGTGAATGAACGTCGACTGCAGCTCACGTATCAACCGGGGGCTGGCTGCGGCGACCTGGTCGGCCACCAACTTCATGCCATCGATAGGGGGGCGGTTCTTCATCGCGTAGACCTCCTTGAGTCGACTCGCCAGTCGTCGGGCCAGTGGCCGCGCAGGCTTCACCGTCCGCTGCGCGGCAGAGTCCTGGCACAGCGAATCGCGAAGAGCTGCTTGATGATTCACAAATTGACCGATGGCGCATTGTCACGTCGCTGCAACACTGCAGTGCGGTGACGGGGACTGTCGTCGCGCGGGCAGTCGCGAGCCGAGACCCGCTTCGGCCCCGGCGCGTGTCCGCTCTAGCGACGCCAGGCGCACGCTGTATTCACCGGGAAGGCGGCTGCTGAGGGGATCCCCCGCCTGCGGTGTTCCTATTGAATAAACGCTGAGTTAAGTATGGATCTCGCAGCGGCGAGCGCCATCGGCCATAGCGCGTAGATTGCCCGCTACGGTGTCGTAGATTTTCCAGCCCAGATATAAGCGGTGTCTTCCAGCCTGGCGCGCAGATATTCTGCTGCCGGCACGCCGCACTATGGCGGGTATACCCCGGTGCAGCTCGGCACCGGCGAAGACACGGCAATGGTCAGCCTGTGCTCGTCGTCCGCGGCAGATCGTGCCCGTCCTACCAGTGAGTCTGAGTCTCACTTCTGAGTTTCGGACGGAGACCTAGCT harbors:
- a CDS encoding IS256 family transposase, with amino-acid sequence MKNRPPIDGMKLVADQVAAASPRLIRELQSTFIHTLMSAEADAVCSADYRKRSRRRANSRNGYRRRALMTRAGKIDLAIPKLRFGSYFPQWILGPGQRAENAITNAAITCYLLGVSRQRITALVESLGLESLSTSQIAAVADKLEQSVDALRNKALDSGPYRFVAVDALTLSVHRQGRISHVQLLIATGLNAKGYSEILGAYMCSAENQDRWLTFFRNLGARGLSGVALVTGHYDADLIAAIDATMPEATWQRCTTHYITELMAITPTSCWSRVRQLVKSIFDQPDVDSVAAQYDRVFDILSEALPEAAKHFEAAREELLGYTAFPDQLWRQIWLNNPCALRRCGALS